A single window of Leptolyngbya ohadii IS1 DNA harbors:
- the msrP gene encoding protein-methionine-sulfoxide reductase catalytic subunit MsrP, translating into MAFIRIPPGWQLPERDATPETVFFNRRRFLKGLAGAGIAGAVLPLVGCRTQKPLDRAAIAGVQPLAVTLNPAFAQVDRPITNELVAATYNNFYEFGSTKTAIWQNARPLPIEDWKVEVGGLVKNPQTFDLDDLTKKFPLEERIYRFRCVEAWSMVIPWVGFPMNLIIKAVEPTSAAKFVRFTSYYDSKVTPGPLFPPNQFLPFPYTEGMRIEEMANDLAFFAVGAYGHTLPKQHGAPLRAAIPWKYGFKGAKSIVKIEFVDKQPATFWNTLIPSEYKFESNVDPAVPHPRWSQSQERFVGAEPEFAWIEKPTLKYNGYGEYVASLYS; encoded by the coding sequence ATGGCTTTCATTCGGATTCCTCCTGGCTGGCAGTTGCCGGAACGCGATGCAACTCCTGAAACGGTTTTTTTCAATCGGCGACGTTTCCTGAAAGGACTGGCGGGTGCAGGAATTGCTGGGGCGGTGCTGCCGCTGGTGGGCTGTCGGACGCAGAAGCCGCTGGATAGGGCTGCGATCGCTGGTGTTCAACCGCTTGCCGTGACCCTGAATCCTGCCTTTGCCCAGGTAGACCGTCCCATCACCAATGAACTGGTTGCCGCTACTTATAACAACTTTTATGAGTTTGGCAGCACCAAAACTGCGATCTGGCAGAATGCCCGTCCCCTGCCGATCGAGGATTGGAAAGTAGAAGTGGGCGGACTGGTCAAAAATCCCCAGACCTTTGATCTGGATGACCTGACGAAGAAGTTTCCCCTTGAGGAGCGAATTTATCGCTTTCGCTGCGTCGAGGCTTGGTCGATGGTGATTCCCTGGGTGGGCTTCCCGATGAATCTCATCATCAAAGCAGTCGAGCCGACTTCCGCCGCAAAATTTGTCCGCTTTACCTCCTACTACGATTCCAAAGTTACCCCAGGTCCACTGTTCCCGCCGAATCAGTTTCTTCCCTTCCCCTACACCGAAGGGATGCGAATTGAGGAAATGGCAAACGATCTGGCATTCTTTGCGGTCGGTGCTTACGGACATACCCTGCCCAAACAGCACGGCGCACCCCTGCGGGCAGCGATTCCCTGGAAGTACGGCTTTAAGGGCGCAAAGTCGATCGTCAAAATTGAGTTTGTGGACAAGCAGCCCGCAACCTTCTGGAATACCCTGATTCCCAGCGAATACAAGTTTGAATCCAACGTTGACCCTGCTGTTCCCCATCCCCGCTGGTCGCAGTCCCAGGAACGATTTGTCGGTGCAGAACCCGAATTCGCCTGGATCGAAAAGCCAACGCTAAAATATAACGGCTACGGAGAATATGTTGCCTCCCTGTATTCCTGA